Below is a window of Pseudomonadota bacterium DNA.
AAACAGTATTCAGGTTAAGAAAATAAAAAATTTCGAAGCTGTTTTTGGAGTTAAAATTGAGGTGTATAATCCAAACTTTATACCGTTTAATATAAAACATATCGAATGTGATGTTGAAATAGCGGATCAGCATATCGCTTCAGCAGTCTCGGATGAAATAATTTCCATTCCGGCTCACGAAACAGCAATAGTTCCTTTAGAAATTAACTCGAACTCTTTTGATCTGATATCGGCGATAATAAAAGCGTTTTTACCCGGCCCAGAAAAATACAGAAAGAAACAAATTAAATATAATCTTCACGGAAAAATTTTATTAGCCGGAATCTTATACGGTCCAAACACAATATCTTTTAGTTCAAGCGGAAATTTACTTGAACACTATGGCCAATCAAAAGAATAATAATTCAAGCTAATGCATAGATACCAAACAATATATATACAACTTTTTCTAATATAAAAAATGCTTACGGAACTTGAGAAAAAAATTATTGCTTCAATACAAGGTGA
It encodes the following:
- a CDS encoding LEA type 2 family protein, with the protein product MLKYLKSPTFRILCLFLLMLTLFGCGKLLKQPEVHINSIQVKKIKNFEAVFGVKIEVYNPNFIPFNIKHIECDVEIADQHIASAVSDEIISIPAHETAIVPLEINSNSFDLISAIIKAFLPGPEKYRKKQIKYNLHGKILLAGILYGPNTISFSSSGNLLEHYGQSKE